Genomic window (Peromyscus eremicus chromosome 12, PerEre_H2_v1, whole genome shotgun sequence):
GGCTGGAGtacaaattatttatataaatatatattttatatatatatattgttttgttttgtttttgtttttcgagacagggtttctctgtgtagctttgcatctttcctggaactcacttggtagcccaggctggcctcaaactcacagagatctgcctggctctgcctcctgagtgctgggattaaaggcatgtaccactaccgcacggcttatatattttatatatgtatgtacatgcatatatattttttgagacagagtctctctgtgtatccttggctgtctttgaactctctgtagaccaggctggacttgaactcagagatccatctgcctctgcctcctgagtgctggaattagaggtgtgtgccaccactgcccagcttttttttttttttttgtaaaattatgTGTTCTGACTATAGTAATAGAAGATATAATAGATAAAAATGGAGAGTCACACAGACTAGGATTCAAACACCAGCTTTCCACTTGTTAGTGGTGTGTTTAGGTGGATTATTGAACCTACGCTTAGTTTCCCACTTTTCTCCCCTTATAGCATCATTGTGGGAATGACATGATGCTCCAAGTGCTTAGCATGATGCTGGGTCCATGACGCATGCTCAGTAAATAAAGCCAATCgtcattcctttccttttttcaggGGCAGGGTGGGTAGGGGTCCTcgtatatcccaggctggcctcaaactcagtctgAAGGTAAGGATGACCTTAAGccgctcctctggcctccacctctctagtgctggattacaggcatgcacaactGTCCCCAGTATGTGGTGTTGGGTCAAACGGTGTTgtgaatgccaggcaagcactctgccatctGGCCTCCACCTtcagcctcctttcttccttATTGTTTGTTCCTGATAGAATCTCATTATATTGCCCAGGCTCacctcataatcctcctgcctcagcttcccaagtgctgactggattacagatatgtaccacATGGATGTTCGTGAAtgccttctctcctctttcctagTTCCTTTAACTCGTGGCCCACAGCTCTCAGAACAAAGTCAGGATTCCTAGTTGAGAAATGAAGAATAGTAAGAATTGTGCTGCCTTTTCCCAATTTGAAGgtcagagggaaaaggaaagtcatgctgggaatagGGCATGCGCCCTAGGGGTTCTGAGGTGTGGCGTGGGGCCATTATAATTTGCAGTCACCCAGTGGCTGAGCCGATGCTCTAGTGAGGCAATTGGCCCAGATATGGCCCTGCCAGAGGGGTGGCCCAGAGCATAGTGTGTATTCCTGACTTCTGACTCCCCCcacagctccttcctctctgtcctacTTCGTGGAGGTGCTAAGGATATGTCCCTAGTCCCTCCTCACAGCTGAACAGTCTTGTGTTGATGGCTTGATCTCACACTTAGGGTAAAGGACAACTCAGATTATGAGGACCCTCCACTCCTACATCAGAAAGTTCTCTCTGACATCCCCCTTTCCCTGCAGGGTGGTGAAGGAAGAGATCTCGGACGACAATGCCAAGCTACCCTGCTTCAATGGCCGAGTGGTGTCCTGGGTAAGGAGCCGTCAGCTCTAGCTGTATCCCTGTggtggggcagagggaggaaaggCTTAGCTAAGACTTCAGCTGGTGATTTGATGCCCCCGTATCTGAAtttctaatgatttttttaatctagAGTCTTCAGCCTTTAATGAAATGTGAGGGAATAGtggaaggggagaaagggagaaagaggaacacACAGTGTTGATTCAGAGGTCTCCTCTGTCCATCCAGACACCTGCTGCCAGCTGACATCCTCTGTCACTTGTGCTGTGCCCCAACTCTGCTACAGTAACCCGTGCCCGCCAGCCCCTCTCCCTCATGCGCCTGGCCAACTGCCCTTGCGTGGGCCTGTCTTcttctctgtctcactctctccTGTCCTTCGTGTCCTGCCGGAAGCCACAGCTTGCTTTTCCCTGGCCCCCCTGTGACCACTTATTTTCTCCTCGGCAGCTGGTATCTGCCGAAGGCTCACACCCGGAGCCGGCTCCCTTCGGCGCTGACCATCCACCGGAGCTGCCGCCTTCAATGGAACGCACGGGGGGCATTGGGGACTCTCGACCCCCGTCCTTTCAGTAAGTGGGACTTGAAGGTGGGCATGGCCCATGGAAAAGGGGCACCTCAGCTCAACCCAGGGCTGGATAAGGGAGCCCCCAGCCTGCTCTCTTCTCCACCAAGTCCTCTCTACCTTTTAGCCCTCATGCTAGTGGAGGCAGCCAGGAGAACCTGGACAATGACACGGAGACCGACTCCTTGGTGTCTGCTCAACGAGAGCGGCCCCGACGGCGGGATGGCCCAGAGCACGGTGTGTATTCCCCACTTCAAGCCTCCCCTCAGCAGCTTTCAGCCAGCTCCCTCCTTCTTCACCCTATTCCCAGAGTTACGGATATGCCTGGCGCAGCCCCTGGCCTGCCCGCCTCATATCCCTTCTTCCCTACATTGGGCCTGGCATGGACCCAGCTGCCTACCTCCCTTGCAGCAGCCCGGCTCAATGGAACTGCGAAGGGCGAGCGGCGGCGGGAGCCCGGTGGCTATGACAGTTCATCCACCCTTATGAGCAGTGAGCTGGAGACTACCAGCTTCTTTGACTCAGATGAGGATGACTCCACCAGCAGGTGGGCCTTGACTTTCATAGGTACTGGGATGGGAGTGGGGGcgctggggggggggcgggggggaacgGGGACACGGCAAGTGACTCATGAGGAGGCCTGAATCCTCGGATGCTTCACCTCTGGGAGGGGTGTGGGCATTGTGTTGGAGCCAGGGCTGTGGAGTGCCTCTTACCGGGCCAGGATGGGCCAGCCTGGTGGGGAACGACTTTGGGCCCACAGGTTCAGCAGCTCCACAGAACAGAGCAGTGCCTCGCGCCTAATGAGGAGACACAAGCGGCGGCGGCGGAAGCAGAAGGTCTCGCGGATTGAGCGGGTATGGGCTCTTTGGTGTTCAGGATGAGCAGGGCAGATTATGAGTCCTTCCCACGCAGGACCACAGCTCTTTCTTCCTCGGAGCTCTTGTGTTTGGCTCGGTGTTTGGAATCTTAGTGGGCAGGGGTGGGAACCCCACGCCTGCCTGCTGCTCACAGCCACTGTGTCTTCCAGTCTTCCTCCTTCAGCAGCATCACGGACTCCACCATGTCACTCAATATCATCACAGTTACTCTCAACATGGGTGAGTCTGGGGAACAGGTTCAAGCTGGGAAGGCATCAGGGGCTTCTGGGAAATACAACATACATTTTCTGGGACTTGGGGTGGGATCTCAGTGACAGAGTACAAGGCCCTAGGTCCCATATccaatacaggaaaaaaaatatatgttccCTATTCTCAAGTTGTTCTTTTATGAATAACACTGATAAGTAATATAATCGGTTCAGTATTTCACTGTCAGGGCTATAACAGATAAACTCAGAGCTGTGGGAGCAGAACGTGGCACCCCGGGAGGCTTCCTGTGGGAGGTGACTTCTGAGAGCCCTGTCCCTGCTCATCTTGTCCCTGCATCCCTGACTCTGACTCTTTAGAAGACAGCTGATGCCTGTGCCTCGGCAGGTGGGCCCGCCCCTGAGCTAATGACCGGACTTCAgtcagtcccagaacccacatgggagaaagagaaaactgactcccaaagttgtcctctcacctgcacacacacaaacaacaaaacaagtggataaaaatataacacattttaaaggCAGTTAAATATAACAGAAAGAGTTTAACTTGAGTCTGAGTTTAACTCCTGACACCCACTGGCTTAGGAAGGGCACTTACGTCTTGCCGATTTGTAAAAGTAAGTCTGGAATCCCTGCCTCATAACCAGtagaaaaatcaaaaacatgTTTAAGTGCATACTGTACAGTAATATTTGCATGGTTATTATGTCAGTCACGGCCTCTCTGCCCTGTACTAATGGGTAGGAACCCGATGGCCCCTCTCTACCCTGTACTGATAAGGAGCCCTGCCCCTTTCTACTCTGTACTAATAACCAGTTCTGGCCCCTCTCTTCCCTGTACTAATGGATTGGGGCCCTGCCCCTTTCTTCTCTGTACTAATGGGTAGGAGCCCTGCCCTTCTCAAAGTGTTAAATTATTCCCTGCAGAAAAGTATAACTTCTTGGGCATCTCCATTGTGGGCCAAAGCAACGAGCGAGGTGATGGAGGCATCTACATTGGCTCCATCATGAAGGGTGGGGCCGTGGCAGCCGATGGACGCATCGAACCAGGAGATATGCTGTTACAGGTATCATTGCCTACCCTGGGTGGTAGAGAGCGAGAGGTCCCTGCTGTCTGGAGGAAGGCCCTCAACCAGCTCCCCCTCCGTCTCCTGAGCCCTGCCTCTTCTCTCACACTTAGCCCTCTTTTTCAGGTAAACGAGATCAACTTTGAGAACATGAGTAATGACGATGCAGTCCGAGTACTGCGGGAGATTGTCCACAAACCAGGGTATGAATGGAGTGGGGTTCGGGGAAGATGGGAAAGGCATTTCTGGAAGCAGGCTTGGTCTGGCCTTCATACATCCTGCCTTTACTAGGACAACCTTGTTTTCAGGCCCATCACTCTGACCGTAGCCAAGTGCTGGGACCCAAGTCCACGTGGGTGCTTCACATTACCCCGGAGTAAGTAGACAAGGGATTCAGCCCTAAAGTTGGTGTTGGCGTATGTCGACTCTGTCCCTCATGTCTTCAGCTTACACGTTGAGCACCAGAGTGGGCGGGGTGGGCACCCTGTGACCCCTCGTACTCCCTGCAGGTGAGCCCATCCGGCCCATCGACCCTGCAGCCTGGGTCTCTCACACTGCAGCCATGACAGGCACCTTCCCTGCCTATGGCATGAGCCCGTCCTTGagcaccatcacctccaccagtTCCTCCATCACCAGCTCCATTCCCGACACAGAGCGTGAGTATTCAAGCCTGTCCCCTGGGCCAGCACACAAGGCCAGGCGGGAGGCCCGATGACCCGCTTGTGCACCGTGGAGGGCCTTTGGGGGTCTCTGCTCATCCCAGGTGCCTCACACTGCAGCCCTTCCCCAACAGGCGCTTAGAGCCACACTGCACGTACTTGCTTCCTCACATATGGTGAGCGCCcacagagcctcagtttccccactggaCTCCCAGCATATACTTCACCAGGTTCTAAGTAGAATGTTATTACTGTGTGGTATGAAGGAAACACTCATTTTTATTGTCATAACATCTACACTGTGCTAAGTACCTTCATGAAAGCACTGAATTACTCTTTCACGTATTCTTGGGTGTACATTAAAGTACTCATTTTCACGGAAGGGAAAACTGTCCCAGTGGGAGAGCTGGGATGCCGCTCTTCCTAACTCCACGGCTCCGCTTTGTCTCACTACCCTGCCTCTCCCCCCAGGCCTAGATGACTTCCACCTCTCCATCCACAGTGACATGGCAGCCATCGTAAAAGCCATGGCCTCCCCTGAATCAGGGTTGGAGGTTCGAGACCGCATGTGGCTCAAGATTACCATTCCCAACGCTTTCATTGGTGAGAGAACCTTACAGCTGTAAGAAGGACGGGACAGGGTGGGGGGTCATGGAGCAGGGCAGGGGTAGAGGGTCATGgagcagggcaggggtggggggtcatggagcagggcaggggtggggggtcatggagcagggcaggggtggggggtcatggagcagggcaggggtggggggtcatGGAGCaggacaggggtgggggggtcaTGGAACGGAGCAGGGCAGGGGTAGGGGGTCATGGAGCAGGGCAGGGGGGGTCATGGAGCAGGGCAGGGGTAGGGGGTCATGGAGCAGGGCAGAGGTGGGGGGTCATGGAGCAGGGCAGGGATGGGGGGTCATGGAGCAGGGCAGGGATGGGGGGTCATGgagcagggcaggggtggggggtcatggagcagggcaggggtggggggaccCAGCAGCCCCCATGGGCAACTCCTTTGAGCTGTTAGTGCCTCAGGCTCACAGCTTCTGTGAAGCCAGAGGAACCCAAACCAACTGGCAGCCTTATCCCCAGGCTCAGATGTGGTGGACTGGCTGTACCACAATGTGGAAGGATTCACGGACCGGCGGGAGGCCCGCAAGTACGCCAGCAACCTGCTGAAAGCCGGTTTCATCCGCCACACTGTCAACAAGATCACGTTCTCTGAGCAGTGCTACTACATCTTTGGTGACCTCTGTGGCAGTACGTGCCTCCCCACcgcctttttttttctccttttttttagagatagggccttgctatgtagatcCTATTGGCCTGATACCTGCTGTGTAGCCAGCTTGACTTTGAAATTGCagaaaccctcctgcctcagcctcctgaggattGGATTATAAGTGCATGCCACGACCATACCCAGGATCTCCACCTCCCCTTTCTTGTCCCCTGAATGGGAGTAAGGATGTGATGTGATAGCTGACCCCAGGAGACCTAGGTAGGCTCAACAGAGCTGGGGGCTGTTCAAAGCTTGAGCCCTGTGATCTAagcagcccagtctggcctctcCATTGGTCTTCCATCGCTGTGTTGAGCCTGGCATACTCCGAGTGCCTGTTCTGTGACTGGCATGGTGCCAGTGGTTTCTGAAGAGTCAACCTACATCCCACTCAGTCTTCACCtctcagtgggggtggggtgggtcctGTCCATGTTATCAAATGAGGAAATAGATTTATTGGTGTAAAATAGTCTACCCCAGGTTCCACAATTAGAAATAAAGGAGTTAGACTTGGATCC
Coding sequences:
- the Dvl3 gene encoding segment polarity protein dishevelled homolog DVL-3, which gives rise to MGETKIIYHLDGQETPYLVKLPLPAERVTLADFKGVLQRPSYKFFFKSMDDDFGVVKEEISDDNAKLPCFNGRVVSWLVSAEGSHPEPAPFGADHPPELPPSMERTGGIGDSRPPSFHPHASGGSQENLDNDTETDSLVSAQRERPRRRDGPEHAARLNGTAKGERRREPGGYDSSSTLMSSELETTSFFDSDEDDSTSRFSSSTEQSSASRLMRRHKRRRRKQKVSRIERSSSFSSITDSTMSLNIITVTLNMEKYNFLGISIVGQSNERGDGGIYIGSIMKGGAVAADGRIEPGDMLLQVNEINFENMSNDDAVRVLREIVHKPGPITLTVAKCWDPSPRGCFTLPRSEPIRPIDPAAWVSHTAAMTGTFPAYGMSPSLSTITSTSSSITSSIPDTERLDDFHLSIHSDMAAIVKAMASPESGLEVRDRMWLKITIPNAFIGSDVVDWLYHNVEGFTDRREARKYASNLLKAGFIRHTVNKITFSEQCYYIFGDLCGNMANLSLHDHDGSSGASDQDTLAPLPHPGAAPWPMAFPYQYPPPPHPYNPHPGFPELGYSYGGGGSASSQHSEGSRSSGSNRSGSDRRKEKDPKAGDSKSGGSGSESDHTTRSSLRGPRERAPSERSGPAASEHSHRSHHSLTSSHRTHHTHPSYGPPGVPPLYGPPMLMMTPPPAAMGPPGAPPGRDLASVPPELTASRQSFRMAMGNPTKNFGLFDFL